The following nucleotide sequence is from Salvia miltiorrhiza cultivar Shanhuang (shh) chromosome 7, IMPLAD_Smil_shh, whole genome shotgun sequence.
gaagaagaaagaagacaAATGAAGTGTAAACTCAAAATCCCATTCTGGTATTTTGTCATTTTAAGAGCTTTTCCGCAGTGAATGGTGAAACAACATAAACTGCAGTGAACAGATTGCCACTCGGCCGATTCCAATCATACGCACTCGACATCAAAATCCAAAGTAAAACGGGGGAAATTCTAAAACCCTCATTTCAAACTTCActtgagagagaagagaagcaGCATGGTGGAGTTCTCTAAAGCGAACATTAAAGACTTCGCAGAAGACGGCGACGACGAAGAAGAGCCGGGCGAAGAGGTCGAATCAGCGCCGCCGCTCAAAGTCGGCCAAGAGAGAGAAATTGGCTCCAAAGGGCTAAGGAAAAAGCTCTTAAAGAGGGGCGTTAATTGGGAGTCCCCTCAATTCGGTGATGAAGTTACATGTAAGCAATCTACGCCACGACATTTCTCTATATGATTATCCTTTCTGTTTTGCCTACACTCTCTTAGCTGCACATATGCTTGCGCCAATAAGGGCTTACATTTTCATGAATTGGAGGATAGCAAAACCTCATGATTCCGTTCTCTGTGTATTTGAAGCTGTTGGAACTGACTACATTACCGCCCGGAGTTACTGTTAGCATTTTACCTCTGCTGAGTGTTGctgattataaattattttcttgcaCCTCTAGTGAAAATCaagttttctttctttctttgtttCCCGATGTTTTCTTGTATGAGTGGGTTATAGGCTAAATTTGGGTTTCCTTCAATCCCAGTGATGAATGGTTTTGCTGAAGCTGCTATATTGTTAGATTTTTCTTATGCTATTTTTCATAAAGTTTTAAAGTTCCATTGTTTAAGGATGGAAAGTTCGGCAACGTAAATCATTATGAAGAATTAGGTTAGCTCCAATAGTGAGGGTTCTCAGTTGCACTAGGGATAGATTTTTGTAGAAAATGTAAGAACTTTGCTATAGGTTAAAAATTATAACTTTGAGCTTTTAGTTGAGTTCGATATTTTGATATCCATCTTTGTAGTGGCATTCTTGTTGTATACAATTTATTCATCtctttttacaacttttttgTGTTGTATTTTGAAGTATAGTTCACTATGTGGGAACTTTATGTGAGGATGGGAGCATTTTTGCGTCTACAAGGACAACGAATGAGCCTGTAACTTTCAAGCTTGGACATGGTGAGTGagtttttctttttgttcttGCTTGTATGATTTACTAAGGCTAAACATCAGATCTAAATGCCCAATCAAAACGTATTACAACTGGTGGAATAATGTTCACTGCTAATATGGTTCACTTTGAATGTCAAATAGAACAAAAATCTGGCATTAGTCTTAAATGTCTTGGCATTTGTTGCATGAGAAAGTGACAACCAGTAggttctttatttttatttttatttttttgacatGAGTGCAATGTTCTTATTTGCTTTTTATTACTTAAACTGCTTATCCTTTTCATGATGCTCCAATGCATTTTACCTTCTTTTAACAATTTGAGCTGGGAATACTATTTACCTTTAGACTTCAGTTTGATAGGGCTGGTCTATATCTGTTATCTCCATTGCAATCTCTAAGTTTCTCCttcataaaaaatcatataGTTAAATGAGAAATTTCCTTTTACTAATTTTGTTAGTTTATAATAGTCAAGATTTCTCTCTTTTGATTatgtagaaatatataaattttctgTTGGTTTTTTAGACAATATAGTTAAAGGACTGGACCATGGAATTGTGACAATGAGGAAAGGGGAAATTGCATCTTTCATGCTGCATCCAGAACTAGCATACGGAGTATCAGGAACAACTGGCGTACCTTCTAATTCCATTGTTCAGTTTGAAGTAGAACTTTTATCATGGATTACTGTAGTGGATATCTGCAAGGATGGTGGAATTATCAAGAAAATATTGGAGACTGGGGAACAGATTGGGCCTCCTGGTGAATTAGATGAAGTTTGTGGTATTGTTTTTTGTCTAATTCGAGTTTCATTTAAAAGATAATGTTTGTAATGTTCCCATGAACTTGGCTTTGATTCTAATGGCATTTTATATCTTCTAGTTAGTTACAAGGCTATGTTGGTCGATGGAACCATTGTTGCAGAAACACCCGAAGAGGGCATGGAATTTTATGTTGAAGATGGTATGTTGTGGTCATTAATTTGCTTTTGACTTTTCCAGAAGTATTACTCGAGAATCTATTTCCTTTAACAAAAATCCTCTTCTTTTAGGCCACTTCTGTCCTGCATTGACCAAAGCTCTTAAGACTATGAAGAGGGGAGAAAGGGCCAATTTGATTGTTCAGCCAAAATGTAGGTTTTCAAATTGCTATTTCTATTTTTCTGAGGTTTTCCATTTCCTGGTCTTGTTGTCTGAGCTTCTAGATCAGCATTTTACATATtcaaatatatgaaaatttggGTAAATTATGGAACTGAGAGATCATGAGTTGTCAGTGCTTGTATAGCTTTTGAGCATACTGGAGAAGACTTTAAGAGAAGGAATGGAAAATAtcatattgaaaaataagatGTATTATTCGGAAAATGTTACGAACTTACGAGAGACATGAATGTATTTGGCAGTATTTCTTAGGAGAATTGGGTAGAAGATCTTGTCATTGAAGATTATCAAACCTCAAGAATGTTTGTTATGTTGCACTTATCAAATATTGGCAGGACCATAAGATCTTTCTTTGTAGCTCATATGTTACTATGACATATAGAGTGTTGAAGTTACTTTTTGCCTACTACTTTTATTGCTGCATATGTTCACGCATTACTACTGCACAAGAAAAGCAGCATTTTCAAttgttaatattttctcatcatcttgatGCTATTCCCCACATCAGAATTTTGAGGATGAAACTGACTGGATAATCTGGATTTCTGTGGTTTATTTTAACATCCTCCTCTCTTTGAATGATATTTTGATCCTTATAGGGTCTTcttaatagtatttttttatctatatttagacttgaatgtaataaaagtgaaattattttAGACTTTTGGATGCTGAACTTTGTCCTTCTCGACCACTAAAAGTTGTTGGAGATTGAAGCCTCTCTAATTAATATAGCTGAAGTGATGGTAAGAGGATTGTTGTTGCTTTAAATATGCTAAAAAGGTCTTTTTTGTTTCCGCAAGGTGGTTTGGGAGCCCTTAGAGTACTTGGATAACTAGATTGCGAATAAATTACATTTAGTAGTTTAACCACAGAAACAGGACTGTAATATGGTTGAAATTGTGCAAGCACAAGCTTCAATCTGTACTTAATGCTATTTGGCTAGCTTCGTTGGTCTGTCCTCAGTCCTCGTACTTTTTGTGTGTTGAAAGCAAATTCCCGCTGGAGAGCTCTAATGGGAATAAATTTCTTTGAAGTACTAATACAAATCAATATACTGTTTTCAAAGTACTAGACAAACAGTTGCACCATGTTTCTTGGAGATGCACTATAAGACAAGGCACTATCAACTTGCAAATATTTATACTTTTACATCTTTTCCTTCACTATATCAGAAGTCTAAACTGCCCTTACAAagataaagatgggcctctccCAGAAGAAGAGAATTCTGATTTGCCCTTGGACAGTATGCTCATTATCTGATACAAGTTTTTTGTTCCAATCTGTAGAAGCATTGATCTTTGTCTAATAATGACCCTCGTCTAAAGGTATGGATATCAtcttttgagaaaatataattgaaaaatattgtGTAAGTTGTCTTTGCAAAAAAAATTGAGAGTTTTAATGTATTTACAGGGGACATGTATGTAGTTTGTTATCAGTAACAATGGCACCTAGAGTGCCATTTATCATATGAATTTTCAGTGAAGGTTATACTGGCATCTCTTCTATGTTTTTTACCACATAGCAAATTCATTTTCTCATAGTTATATTTGTCAAGCTATGATGATTCTGAGTCTATCTGTATTATAGAGATGAAATTGATTCTaagtttaatttataatttataaaatatttctttaTCACCCTGATGTATCAAGGATTGTATTTAATAATTGATATCATCCTATTCATCTAATTACTTCAGATGCCTTTGGGCAGAAGGGTAACAAATTAAACAATGAGCTTCCTGCCATCCCACCTGATTCTGTTCTGAGCATCTTTGTCAAGTTACTTTCAATGAAGCCGGTGATAGATGTTACCGGTGACTTGAAAGTTAAAAAGAAGGTCTTGAAGGAAGGTGAAGGCACAGTCACAGCTAATGAAGGTGCTACTGTTACTAGTAAGTATTTGAGATCCTATCAGTCCTTTTAAAGATCTTGTCTAAGATTGCAATCAGTTTTGTGAGTTTACCCTAGAGAATATTTACTTATTTgccaaaaataataaagtagAACTTCCCTCAGAGAGATTCCTCCAATATTAATTGTATTTGTTGTGAAAAAGACAATAGTTTGGAAATGTCTTTTAGAGATCTTCCAGTTTGGGAATTGCCTCTCATGGTACAAAGTTCTGAATTCATGCTGTACTTATTCTTGCCCTCCTATCCAGGAAGCTTTACAATAATGTGTATTCCACTCAAGCTTGTTGGACTATTTCAAGAAAACTAATATAGTCTAAGGGCCCAAACAAGCAGGCCTGATTTGGGCATAACGTCATGGGAAATAATTGGGCTGGTGTAGCACAGCCAAATACAACCTGGCTGGCAGGGACGGATTCAGAAATTTTTTATTGTGGGGGCACAAAATATAAGCAcactataaatataaaatatgtttaAAGAAATTATTACGTAATAATTCTAGTCTAATACTATTAAAATCTACAAGTTTCATTGACTGAAAAATTTGCATAATTGACTATCAAAAATATacttttcaatatatataatcaaactATCATTTATCCATTTATCTCCTATTCGATTCGTGTAGACAACTCTTTATGATATTTATTGCAGAAAATACCCTttcaaattaagtatatatttatTGGGGATTGAAGGTTTAAAAGtttacttatttattatgtattttaattaaatatatattgacatatatatatatatatataattagtaaacaaaaatttagaaaatattgGGCACGTGTCCCCATGGTGCATAGTGTGCGTCCGTTCTTGCTGGCTGGTATTGTTTGGCTGAAATTCCTGAAAACTCAGTAAAATTGGTTAATTTTCTTCCTTATAGGACAAATTGTTTGGAAAATTGTACTAGATGTCTGTACCAATCCTGATATTTTGGAGAGTTTGTAACTGCTAACTTATTGACTGTGGGGTATAAGGTCTCATCCTTGACATTAACCTGGCAAAACATAAacatcagttttttttttatagaatttCTCTTAACATTTTGTTTCATAAATATTTATAGCCGTCTCTTATTAGCATGAACCTTCTGATCAAATATAAGTCACCAAATAGCATGTTTGAGTAAGGGTTGTTTGCTTGTCCACTAAATGGCTTCTCACCATCTAAAGTTGAATTTTATAAAGAGAtcaataattaatactccctccgtcaacGAAGATTGTATGGTAGAGTGGAGGGCATgggttttaataaataattgaaagatGTGTATAAAGTGTAGAAGAGGGTCCACCaaaattgagtggagaaagggacccaccaATGTAGATGATTAAATGGTtgggtattttgtaaatattgagtgtggaTGGGGTTTGAAATATTAGGGATAGTTttcagaaaaggaaaaaatacaatcttcgtgaacggagggagtactaactGAAATTTATGAGGATTTCTTTTCCCAAATATGGtctgtatttttaaattttgtggtcTGTTTGCTTGTTCATCCAAATGGTAAACACTCCTATAGTGGTTGAGCAAGGGAGGACCTAAGCTGGAAAAGAACTTGAATGGGGAATGTTCTTTTGTTCTCATATTTGTAAAGGATGGACCAATCAGCTTCTGAAAGGGTATTGGTTCCCTGTATAATgtgttaaataaataagttccTAATTCCATCTTCATACTTCCATTTCAACAACTGTAAAAATACTTTGGCTTTTCAGTTATGATAAAATTCTCATTTTATTTCTACTGACATGTGAGTTTCAGTAATAACTTGCTGCAGCTTCTTGATCTTGAGTTCATGACATGTACTATATGCTTCCAACTTCGCAGTTAGGTACACTGCTATGCTAGAGGATGGTACTGTGTTTGAGAGAAAAGGTTTTGATGATGAGCAGCCATTGCAGTTCATCACTGATGAAGGTTGGTATGCCACAAATAATTCCAGTATATTCATTAACCCAGTTTACTTTTCTATGAGTTTGCTGTTTGCCACACATGGATCTGTTTATAACAGAACATAATACATAAGTATCCAGCAAGGATGCATTGTATTACTCTAATATGCTGCGAGTGCCCTTGAAACTCCAATAGCAGAATTGCAAAAATTTATGCCTAAACTCCTATTGAACTCACATTAGGCGATAAGGATGCCATATGCTTTATGCTTTACAGAGTGTTTTTGTTCCATTCATATAGGGATATGGAAATTTGACTTCCTTTTAATTGGCGGCAGAACAAGTGGTTGCTGGACTTGACCGAGCTGTAAGCACAATGAAGAAAAACGAATGTGCGTTGATAACAATATCACCCGAGTATGGAGTTGGAAGCACAGAAGTAAAGATGGATCTTTCTTCTGTTCAACCATCATCAACCATACTGTATGAAGTTGAAATGCTGGATTTCATCAGggtaattttcatattttaggTAGAGAGCCTCTGGGAACATTGTTTAAATGAGACATGATGTAGGCTTGTTTTGGAATTCAGATGACAATCTAATATATTTCTACCTTGACTAGTTACTTGTAATACTGATTGTTAGTTTTCTTCCCTGGTTAACTTCTAGGATGGTTACTTGAAAGGAACTCTGCTGCATTCTTAGGTTTTTGTTGTACTTTCATTTGTCTATCAGTTACCACCGGTAATTCAAATAATGTGATTGTGCGACAGAATGATAGCTAGTATTTTTCTGTGCTTGTACCATGTTGTAGATCATTTCTTGCAGTCTCTATAAAATGTTGTCTATTAATGATCAATTTCATGTAAAAAGGAGAAAGCACCTTGGGAATTGAGTACTCCAGAGAGGATTGAGGCAGCTGTCCGGAGGAAAGAAGAAGGCAATCAACTCTTTAAAATTGGAAAATACCAACGAGCTGCAAAGAAATATGAAAAGGTATGTCAGGCTATTTGCTATggtagaaaataaaaaatgcggTTGAATCTTCAAGTTCTTCGTCTTCTTTGTCAATCAGGCGGTTGATTACGTCAGCCAAGATGTACCTTACACAGATGATGATGAGAAAATAGTTAAACCTTTGATGTTATCTTGCTGGTCAAACGGTGCAGCTTGTTGTCTAAAACTGAATAATTTCAGGGAAGCGATCGATCTGTGCTCAAAGGTAATGATACTATCTACTTAGTCTAGTAGAATGAAACTAAATCTATGAGCCATAAGTTCGTGCACAATTGTTATGGACTTACAAAAGACTTTGTCTCTGGTACTTGTTTGAACCCTCAAACATTGAGAATTTCCCGAATGTTTTATCAATGATTCTCTTCTCTTTATTCACACTTAGGCAGCTAAATTATGATTTAACATTCTTGATTTTGTGATTGTGTGCAGATCCTAAATGCAGAATCTTGCAATGTGAAAGCTTTGTACAGGAGAGCTCAGGCTTACATGGGCGTTGCAGAACTACTTTTGGCTGAGCTGGACATTAAGAAGGCCTTAGAAGTAGATCCTCAGaacaggtatatatatatacgactGAGATTTGATTTTGATAATATTAGCCCCTTATGATGCAAAAGCCCCCTTCACAATCCTGCTTCGACGGTGATTTTCAGGGAGGTGTGGTTGATGCAGAAGAATCTTAAGCAACTTCAAGCACAGAACAATAAGCAAGATGCAAAGCTCTACAGAGCGATGTTTTCATCAAAATCGGAAGATGCTTGTATTGCTGAAAAGGTAAGTTGCTGTTTCTCATCAAATAGCTGATCATAGTCCTTGTAAAAATGGTATTACTCATGCTGAATTCGCGTTGGAATCTGTTAATCATAAAAGTGAGATTCTGAGCCTATTGTTTGAACTTGTAAAAATGTTTATTTTCGGTGTTTTGCAGAGGTTGAAGACAGCCAAGGACGACAAGGATACCAGTATGCTGGATGAAAGTACTGCAGCAATGATATTGGAAACTAAAAAATATAGCTGTTAATCCACTTCTCTCCGAGACTGGACATGAAACTTgattttatgagaaatatttgTAATCTTCAAATATTGATTGTCATACTTAACTGGATAAAGGTCCGTTCTGTTTGATGCTGAGCGGGGACTTTCTGTCGACTTGTAGATATATTCACTGTATATCCATGTGTTCATATTTTATAGAAGCTTGCTACTTTTTCTCACAATCAATTCACATAATGTTGatggtattttttatttttttttaaataaaattgcgTTAGACAGTTTGAATATTTGAGAGAGAGTTTGAAAGTGATATACACTcgatttattaaaattcatgaatttttAAACTGACATAAGTCGGGATCAAagaaatttattagtttatttgaatattattttaaagaggttTTACTATAGTTATAGAATCAAATAGATCAAATtgctaattaaaaatttaaatataatactccctccgtcctactaTAAGTAGCTTAAAACTTTTCGACACGAAAATTATAAAGGTGTAAATTGAAGGGTCTacatttttttaagggttaaatttttttcatttatggaaACAAaccacttataatgggacgtcccaaaatggaatatATGCCACTTATAGTGGAACGGAGGGAATAAATactacatatttttattaaataaaataatattgattataCATATAACATATGCTATTTCTGCTAGTCAAGTAAAAAGGAAGAATTCAGAGATAGTCTTGATGGAGATGAAGAGGGAGAACTTATTTTGCTACTACTAACATCATCTTCTCTGTCATTTCTCATGTGTAGTATGTATTTGAGCTATCAAAGTAAAAAAGGAAGAATTCAGAGATGAAGAGGGAGAAGTTAGTTTGCTACTACTAACATCATCTTCTCTGTCATTTCTCATGTGTAGTATGTATTTGAGCTGTCAAAAGAAATTGAAGGCATATATCCATCTACTATATATGGTGTAGCTCTTTCTGTTTCAACAACAATGATGGTCTCTAAATAGCAGAATCAGCAAATCGCTCGATCAAAAAGGTTCATGCCCGCAGTTATGAAGCAAATCAATTTCAGCACTCACATTGAAAGGTAAACCCATCACTTGTCATGCACTTCTCTCTTTGGTAGTAAATCCATTCTCCTCAATCGTAAGTTGAACTGAATGCCTGCAAAGCAGATTATAGTCAGAACTGCATCAAGGAAGTTCTATGCAGAATTTAAAATGTCAATCAGGACCCAAGTTACCTCTTGAGCTTCTTGAGAAGAACTTCAATATCTCATCAATTACTATTACCTGCAGAGAAGAAGAGTAATACAGAAGAAGTGTGAATATCAACCAAAAGTTTATTAGTATTAAAAATTGAGGCTGCACATgacttattttatttattatttggttGCACTTTGCCTTTGCATGTGTTGTGTGCACATTATCTTTGCTTTCAAGTATGTGCGTGTCTCTTTATAAAGCTACCTGCTGCCTAGTTATTCAATAAATGGTGCAAATGCCAACATCAAAGGATCTATACAGAACACGTCGTGGAGGAACTAAAAGAAAATGATCAAATTATAGCAGGAGATGGTTGAAGGAAGCGGCAGTCAGTGGAAGAAATCGTGAACCAGGTGATGACAGCAAAATACCAGAATGTTTCTCGAGATATTATTAGGGAGCCAACACACAAAATGTGGAACTAATGAATGATTAGAGGATAACATGAGTTCTGAAGAGAAATATGCTCACCGGAAAAGAAAGATATAAAACAACAGTCCACTCAGACCAACTTAGAGGCGCCACCTGCACacaaaattgcaatttttagTAACCTCTGGAGGTTAGAAAACGTCAACTTATAGAAAGATGAACAAGATCAACTTACAGAGAAGAGAGCTGATAGTGGTGCCACATAGAGGATCAGTACATGAAGTAACATTGTTAGTAGAATTGATCCAAGAAGCCATAAATTACTCCAAGGGGGGATGACTCTACAAGTTGAACACAAAAAGGATATCAAATAAGTGATGCACATTCTTACTGTAGAGTATACGTAGTTTATCTTTGTTCGTGTCTGAACTACATAATATCCACAATTCCTTCATTTAGGAATATATTATAGATTCAACATTCTTCACAAGCAGAGAACAAAATGCAACATGGCTTCCAGATATCAACTAAAATTAGGGTGGAGCAACAGAAAAGTTctgaatgtgtgtgtgtgtacacCTAAAACTTGCACTATTAAGTTACTGAGGGGTACTCACAAGAGTGACTGGTTTTCACTGAGGTTGTTCAATGCGTTGAACATCTCAACAACAACAAGTACAGTCATTGAAACCGTTGAAGGATGCCTATCATTAAACACAGTGCAAGAATAATTTGTTTCCCTTGTGGAGCAACTGTCGAAATTCACCTGAAGTTTAAAGAAACATAGTCAAACAAGCAAATACTGAGTAGATACAGATTTTTACAAAGAATAAACAGGAAAGGTACAGTTAAATACTAACTGTGCTACAACAGACCACATTATTCACAATACTCATAAAGTAAAATTAGAAGCTTCTTGACTTCAAAAGATGTTTACAAATACTATTCCTGTATTGGTCTAGAAACTTAAATGCAAAGACTCCTGTAGGGACGTCCGCACAGTGTGGATAGATAAAGGTGACAATAATCATTAAGAAAAGTGATAATTATCACGATATTCTTTTATCCTCTGATTAGAAAGTGACAATTATACTGAAGAAATGTGACAGTGTTAGATCTGTCCGCATCGTCCAGACGTCCTCACAGGATTCCACCTCAAGTTTAACCCGATCTTAAAGACTGCCCTTGCAATGAACTCTCAAGCAAGGGCTTTTGCAAATTCGCCTTACAACTCAAAAGTCCAACGCAACAGGCAATTCGAACTAGGAATGAGATCCCAACAATGAAGTATAATGAACAAGCTCAACTTCAATGTGATTGGCTTGTGAAGAAATTGATTCAGCTATATAATTCAAAGTCCAATAAAGGTGGTGTGTTGCGGAACCCATCTCTATTCACCACTCTCATGGTTCTTGTTCACATCACAAGATGGCCCATTCAAgcaattatttaattttgtatggTTAAAAATGCCAAGTAAATCAGAGCTAAAAAATATCAGTACTACAGAggttgaagagaagagaagttATCAACAAAGCCACGAACATGGGTAATACTATAAGAAAGGGATCCAAGACCCCTACACAGTTTGCTCTGTAAGACTTACCAGTTCTGTATATTTCAATTTAGGCCCATTATCAGAGTAAAGGAACCACCAAACAAATCCAGCAATAGTAGCAAGCCCGACATAAACTGCACCAACCAAATTGCAGCAATAATGAATTAAGCAATAGAATTTTAGTTTACCAATCTAAATTACATATAGGCCCGACATAAATGTACCAACCAAAGTTGATTTTATTCACAGGGTTATGCTCATTGTTCGATAAATGCTTCAATACTAACAACGTCTAAATGCAGGTGGTCAGAGATTTAGTCATACTCTCCAGTTCCTTTCAATTTTCAATAGCTGGGCATCCAGTCCATGAGAGTGCTCTCATCGCATATTCAGTTTAGAAGGCAATGTATATAAATGACTACCATTATACAGGACATTGAAAGACTGTAATACTCAACTAACTGGTGTACACTGTACACGCTGTAAATAGTTCACTTATGCTAGTTTATTTTGTTTCAGTGACATCTTTTGTCCAACAATATTTATCTTCAATTCACGAAAGTCGTCATTTTACATTTCCTTATGTTGATAAAAACGAAATGATTCTAATGCCAGTTCCCCTAAAATCCACAATAACATTTACTGCTCCACTCAAGGATATCTTGTCAACCATCATGGATAAGTTCCAAAGATACAGGCAGAAAATAATATGACCATGAGACCACCACATGGAAGAGTTTGGtgttaaaaagtaaattggTTTACAAATACATCTTAGGCTGAATTGAGTTCTATTCATTGCTATAAGGGCATAGAGGAGGATGTAAAACCTAGAGTTTGGACAAGGCATTCTTACAAAATAAGTTTTTAAACAAGGGAgacatgaaaatgaaaagttCTCAGGCAAAGTTGTGTTTTCTTATAGTCAAGAGTACTGAAAGTACAAAAGCTTGGACATTGCATGTCCACAAAGTtccaattaaataaatgtaaactGTGTATAAACCAAACCTAACACACGCATTTAGTTTATTAAACCATTTATCTACTAGTTCATTcttgacataaaataataaggtCGAGCATAGCATATCTATTAATACATGTTTTTAAGTCATGACATGTGTTCACAAATTAAATGGAAGCCTTTACCAATATGGCAAAAAGCCCAACAATCGgggaaaacaaaataaaaaagatagcAGCTATGAAATAGCAGACAATAACGTAAAACATCCACTGATACCTCCAATAACTAAATAACGAAAGAAGAGCCACCCGGAGACAACAGCCTCATTAACCTGGCATACAGACATGTTGAAGAAAGATGAGAAAACCTCATTTCAAAAGAAATCCTGAACAATTGCAATCGTACAAGTAAACAAGTATTAGAAAATTGACATCATTTGCTGAGACCGCTGACAGCTTAACATAATCACAACATATAGGTGGGGAATTTATTGAAAATGGCTATTATAAGCTGAAAGTTCACTGCATGAAGTCAATATTATCCATCTACAAAACTGCAGCCAGTCCAGTACAGAGACAGCCAAATCCATTTTGTTAGACAAATAAGCCAAAAGTAGGATGATCGTAAGTTACAATTCGATTACTAGTACTACCATATACTCAATAGTATAATAAAATACCAAGG
It contains:
- the LOC130995316 gene encoding 70 kDa peptidyl-prolyl isomerase-like isoform X3, with translation MVEFSKANIKDFAEDGDDEEEPGEEVESAPPLKVGQEREIGSKGLRKKLLKRGVNWESPQFGDEVTFHYVGTLCEDGSIFASTRTTNEPVTFKLGHDNIVKGLDHGIVTMRKGEIASFMLHPELAYGVSGTTGVPSNSIVQFEVELLSWITVVDICKDGGIIKKILETGEQIGPPGELDEVCVSYKAMLVDGTIVAETPEEGMEFYVEDGHFCPALTKALKTMKRGERANLIVQPKFRYTAMLEDGTVFERKGFDDEQPLQFITDEEQVVAGLDRAVSTMKKNECALITISPEYGVGSTEVKMDLSSVQPSSTILYEVEMLDFIREKAPWELSTPERIEAAVRRKEEGNQLFKIGKYQRAAKKYEKAVDYVSQDVPYTDDDEKIVKPLMLSCWSNGAACCLKLNNFREAIDLCSKILNAESCNVKALYRRAQAYMGVAELLLAELDIKKALEVDPQNREVWLMQKNLKQLQAQNNKQDAKLYRAMFSSKSEDACIAEKRLKTAKDDKDTSMLDESTAAMILETKKYSC
- the LOC130995316 gene encoding 70 kDa peptidyl-prolyl isomerase-like isoform X1 → MVEFSKANIKDFAEDGDDEEEPGEEVESAPPLKVGQEREIGSKGLRKKLLKRGVNWESPQFGDEVTFHYVGTLCEDGSIFASTRTTNEPVTFKLGHDNIVKGLDHGIVTMRKGEIASFMLHPELAYGVSGTTGVPSNSIVQFEVELLSWITVVDICKDGGIIKKILETGEQIGPPGELDEVCVSYKAMLVDGTIVAETPEEGMEFYVEDGHFCPALTKALKTMKRGERANLIVQPKYAFGQKGNKLNNELPAIPPDSVLSIFVKLLSMKPVIDVTGDLKVKKKVLKEGEGTVTANEGATVTIRYTAMLEDGTVFERKGFDDEQPLQFITDEEQVVAGLDRAVSTMKKNECALITISPEYGVGSTEVKMDLSSVQPSSTILYEVEMLDFIREKAPWELSTPERIEAAVRRKEEGNQLFKIGKYQRAAKKYEKAVDYVSQDVPYTDDDEKIVKPLMLSCWSNGAACCLKLNNFREAIDLCSKILNAESCNVKALYRRAQAYMGVAELLLAELDIKKALEVDPQNREVWLMQKNLKQLQAQNNKQDAKLYRAMFSSKSEDACIAEKRLKTAKDDKDTSMLDESTAAMILETKKYSC
- the LOC130995316 gene encoding 70 kDa peptidyl-prolyl isomerase-like isoform X2, encoding MVEFSKANIKDFAEDGDDEEEPGEEVESAPPLKVGQEREIGSKGLRKKLLKRGVNWESPQFGDEVTFHYVGTLCEDGSIFASTRTTNEPVTFKLGHDNIVKGLDHGIVTMRKGEIASFMLHPELAYGVSGTTGVPSNSIVQFEVELLSWITVVDICKDGGIIKKILETGEQIGPPGELDEVCGHFCPALTKALKTMKRGERANLIVQPKYAFGQKGNKLNNELPAIPPDSVLSIFVKLLSMKPVIDVTGDLKVKKKVLKEGEGTVTANEGATVTIRYTAMLEDGTVFERKGFDDEQPLQFITDEEQVVAGLDRAVSTMKKNECALITISPEYGVGSTEVKMDLSSVQPSSTILYEVEMLDFIREKAPWELSTPERIEAAVRRKEEGNQLFKIGKYQRAAKKYEKAVDYVSQDVPYTDDDEKIVKPLMLSCWSNGAACCLKLNNFREAIDLCSKILNAESCNVKALYRRAQAYMGVAELLLAELDIKKALEVDPQNREVWLMQKNLKQLQAQNNKQDAKLYRAMFSSKSEDACIAEKRLKTAKDDKDTSMLDESTAAMILETKKYSC
- the LOC130995316 gene encoding 70 kDa peptidyl-prolyl isomerase-like isoform X4 encodes the protein MVEFSKANIKDFAEDGDDEEEPGEEVESAPPLKVGQEREIGSKGLRKKLLKRGVNWESPQFGDEVTFHYVGTLCEDGSIFASTRTTNEPVTFKLGHDNIVKGLDHGIVTMRKGEIASFMLHPELAYGVSGTTGVPSNSIVQFEVELLSWITVVDICKDGGIIKKILETGEQIGPPGELDEVCGHFCPALTKALKTMKRGERANLIVQPKFRYTAMLEDGTVFERKGFDDEQPLQFITDEEQVVAGLDRAVSTMKKNECALITISPEYGVGSTEVKMDLSSVQPSSTILYEVEMLDFIREKAPWELSTPERIEAAVRRKEEGNQLFKIGKYQRAAKKYEKAVDYVSQDVPYTDDDEKIVKPLMLSCWSNGAACCLKLNNFREAIDLCSKILNAESCNVKALYRRAQAYMGVAELLLAELDIKKALEVDPQNREVWLMQKNLKQLQAQNNKQDAKLYRAMFSSKSEDACIAEKRLKTAKDDKDTSMLDESTAAMILETKKYSC